In one Paramisgurnus dabryanus chromosome 21, PD_genome_1.1, whole genome shotgun sequence genomic region, the following are encoded:
- the adnpb gene encoding LOW QUALITY PROTEIN: activity-dependent neuroprotector homeobox b (The sequence of the model RefSeq protein was modified relative to this genomic sequence to represent the inferred CDS: deleted 2 bases in 1 codon), which produces MFQLPANNLTSLRKARKNVKKVLGDIGFEFCKEHIDDYKDFVPTEFYIKNTTWDDVCMWDPSMTKSQEYRSKPFCCSGCTFSSKFFSAYKSHFRNVHSEDFENRILLNCPYCTYNGNKKTLETHIRLFHMPNVVRQNAGGLVGVGLKDGARLDKKRDNVEQAVYYCKKCTYRDPLYNVVRKHIYREHFQHVAAPYLVRPGEKATPPNGTTAGSGTGTGRNASSNSTTGGANSTSNAIHCKRCLFVPRTYEALVQHVIEDHERIGYQVTAMIGHTNVVVPRAKPVIMVSPKVQGEKGVIGLMAKGAVVTPGVRPLSAQQLSRIIIPKGSLNSTGLLSGVHMKQGAFGLKSGHTIVGQQVPMPQQSQTHKPQITASSLRSAVSASPSTAILKIPQLNSRVQAAATTVSSSVTSKKGNSVIGTSYTQKWKICTICNELFPENVYSSHFEKEHKAEKVPAVANYIMKIHNFTSKCLYCNRYLTSDTLLNHMLIHGLSCPHCRATFNDVEKLVTHMRAAHPNESVGPRTDSPLTFDLTLQQGNPKNVQLIVTTYNMRDAPEESVAFHAQNNASPTSEVDKIPKMPQDASIDVIPTRTMTQTAVPYKKDVGKTLCPLCFSILKGPISDSLAHHLRERHQVIQTVHPVEKKLTYKCIHCLGVYTSNMTASTITLHLVHCRGVSKSQNGRPSPSPRVMQAQGAGLKRAGLANYDQTEPKKKRVETDSQPEQSPPPSADKQEDTVVFALNPKGHENESYEARKAFLTQYFNRQPYPTRQEIEKLASSLWLWKSDIASHFSNRRRRCTFNCETLNVRVLLGFKMEEVIRSQHPMNFDSKWYFEGHGHERSSRTSRTRIGRSANAIRLKQRATANGDPQQKKPLTRMAAKTSLYANGNDLTKSTLKPKTLVDSEAIAVDSDSDNENAVKQSGSSEETQIDNTVEGSDSDIRDETHGENGNGPIDLVKEKQQQKKERQSGITNKLEQSKSENQATGLIPGQGF; this is translated from the exons ATGTTTCAACTCCCAGCCAACAACCTCACCAGTCTAAGGAAAGCTaggaaaaatgtgaaaaaagtgCTGGGTGACATTGGCTTTGAGTTTTGCAAGGAGCATATTGAT GACTATAAAGACTTTGTTCCCACTGAGTTCTACATTAAGAACACCACATGGGACGATGTGTGCATGTGGGATCCCTCGATGACCAAATCACAA GAGTACCGCTCGAAGCCATTCTGTTGTTCAGGATGTACATTCTCCTCGAAATTTTTTTCCGCCTACAAGAGTCACTTTCGTAATGTGCACAGCGAGGACTTTGAAAATCGCATTCTCCTGAACTGCCCGTATTGCACTTACAATGGAAACAAAAAGACTTTGGAGACGCATATTAGACTGTTTCATATGCCTAATGTGGTTCGGCAGAATGCTGGAGGACTTGTGGGGGTCGGCTTGAAGGACGGTGCACGCCTGGATAAAAAGCGTGATAATGTTGAACAGGCGGTGTACTATTGTAAGAAATGCACTTACAGGGACCCACTATATAATGTTGTCCGCAAACATATCTACCGGGAACATTTCCAGCACGTAGCAGCGCCATACCTGGTTAGGCCAGGTGAGAAGGCGACACCACCCAATGGGACAACAGCAGGTTCTGGTACAGGGACAGGGAGGAATGCCAGTTCCAACAGCACTACTGGTGGTGCCAACAGCACAAGCAACGCCATCCACTGCAAACGATGCCTCTTTGTACCACGCACTTATGAAGCACTTGTGCAGCACGTCATTGAAGACCACGAACGCATCGGTTATCAAGTGACCGCCATGATTGGACATACCAATGTAGTGGTACCTCGGGCGAAGCCTGTAATTATGGTGTCTCCTAAGGTTCAGGGGGAGAAGGGCGTCATTGGTTTAATGGCAAAGGGTGCCGTAGTGACACCTGGAGTGAGACCTTTATCCGCTCAGCAACTGAGTCGAATTATCATTCCAAAAGGAAGTTTGAACTCAACTGGGCTCCTGTCAGGTGTTCACATGAAACAGGGTGCGTTTGGTCTTAAGTCAGGCCATACCATCGTAGGACAACAGGTGCCAATGCCTCAACAGTCTCAAACACACAAACCTCAAATTACTGCCAGTAGTCTGCGCAGTGCCGTCTCCGCATCACCCTCCACCGCTATACTGAAAATTCCTCAGCTGAACTCACGCGTTCAGGCAGCGGCTACAACCGTATCATCATCTGTTACCTCTAAGAAAGGCAACTCAGTCATTGGCACATCTTATACTCAAAAGTGGAAGATCTGCACCATCTGCAATGAGCTCTTTCCGGAAAACGTCTACAGCTCGCATTTCGAAAAGGAGCACAAAGCTGAAAAGGTGCCGGCGGTGGCCAACTACATAATGAAAATACACAATTTCACTAGCAAGTGCTTATACTGCAACCGATACTTAACTAGCGACACACTTCTTAACCACATGCTGATTCATGGCCTATCCTGCCCACACTGCAGAGCCACGTTCAATGATGTTGAAAAATTGGTGACGCACATGCGAGCGGCGCATCCCAACGAATCCGTGGGGCCACGTACGGACTCTCCCCTTACTTTCGACCTCACGCTTCAGCAGGGTAATCCAAAGAACGTCCAGCTGATCGTCACCACTTATAACATGCGAGATGCTCCCGAAGAATCCGTGGCATTTCACGCCCAAAACAATGCGTCGCCAACTTCTGAAGTAGATAAGATCCCAAAGATGCCTCAAGATGCCTCAATAGACGTCATTCCAACAAGGACTATGACCCAAACTGCTGTACCTTACAAGAAAGATGTCGGAAAAACACTTTGTCCTCTTTGCTTTTCTATTCTTAAAGGACCTATCTCCGATTCTCTAGCTCACCATTTACGTGAACGGCATCAAGTTATACAGACGGTTCATCCCGTGGAAAAGAAATTGACCTACAAGTGCATCCATTGCCTCGGGGTCTACACTAGTAACATGACAGCTTCCACAATCACCTTGCATCTAGTGCATTGCCGCGGGGTAAGCAAAAGTCAAAACGGCAGACCCTCTCCGTCTCCAAGAGTCATGCAGGCCCAAGGCGCTGGACTCAAAAGGGCGGGTTTAGCAAACTATGACCAAACTGAGCCAAAGAAAAAAAGAGTGGAGACAGATTCCCAGCCTGAGCAGAGCCCACCACCATCAGCTGACAAACAAGAAGACACCGTAGTCTTCGCCTTGAACCCAAAGGGTCATGAGAATGAATCGTATGAAGCACGTAAAGCTTTCCTTACTCAGTACTTCAACAGGCAACCGTACCCGACTCGACAAGAGATAGAGAAGCTTGCATCCAGCCTCTGGCTCTGGAAATCTGACATCGCAAGCCACTTCTCGAATCGTCGGAGGAGATGCACGTTTAATTGCGAGACACTAAACGTTCGCGTCTTACTTGGATTTAAAATGGAAGAGGTTATACGTTCGCAACATCCTATGAACTTTGACTCAAAGTGGTATTTTGAGGGCCATGGACATGAACGGAGTAGTCGAACTTCTAGAACTCGCATAGGCCGATCTGCGAATGCCATTCGCTTGAAACAAAGAGCTACGGCCAATGGTGACCCGCAACAAAAGAAGCCGTTAACAAGGATGGCTGCCAAAACCTCTCTTTACGCAAACGGAAATGATTTAACAAAGAGCACCTTAAAACCAAAAACACTTGTCGATTCAGAAGCAATCGCTGTGGACTCGGACAGTGATAATGAAAATGCTGTTAAACAGTCAGGTAGTAGTGAAGAAACACAGATCGATAATACAGTGGAAGGGAGTGACTCCGACATCAGGGACGAAACCCACGGCGAAAACGGTAATGGGCCGATAGACTTGGTAAAGgaaaaacaacagcaaaaaaaa GAACGCCAGTCAGGTATCACAAACAAACTTGAACAATCGAAATCAGAGAACCAAGCAACAGGTCTGATCCCAGGAcagggtttttaa
- the dpm1 gene encoding dolichol-phosphate mannosyltransferase subunit 1, protein MANRRGKTKTREQADKYSVLLPTYNERENLPLIVWLLVKYFGESGYNYEIIVIDDGSPDGTLQIAEQLQKIYGSDKIVLKPRAQKLGLGTAYIHGIKHATGNFVIIMDADLSHHPKFIPEFIEKQREGGFDLVSGTRYKGDGGVYGWDLRRKLISRGANFITQVLLRPGASDLTGSFRLYKKEVLEKLVEQCVSKGYVFQMEMIIRARQLGYTIGEVPISFVDRVYGESKLGGNEIVSFVKGLLTLFATT, encoded by the exons ATGGCGAACCGGAGAGGCAAAACGAAGACCCGGGAGCAGGCTGATAAATATTCTGTTCTGCTGCCGACCTACAATGAACGAGAAAACCTGCCATTGATTGTATGGTTGTTGGTGAAGTACTTTGGCGAGAG TGGCTACAACTACGAGATTATAGTCATTGATGATGGCAGTCCAGACGGGACTCTGCAGATTGCTGAGCAGTTGCAAAAGATTTACGGATCTGATAAGATT GTCCTGAAACCTCGAGCACAAAAACTTGGATTAG GAACGGCTTACATTCATGGCATTAAACATGCTACAGGAAACTTTGTTATCATCATGGATGCAGATCTTTCACATCAT CCAAAATTTATTCCAGAATTCATTGA AAAACAAAGAGAAGGTGGATTTGACCTGGTGTCCGGGACAAGATACAAAGGAGATGGTGGAGTCTATGGTTGGGACCTGCGCAGAAAACTAATCAG TCGAGGAGCAAACTTCATCACACAAGTGCTACTCAGACCAGGAGCATCTGATCTCACAGGAAGTTTTAG GCTCTATAAGAAAGAGGTACTTGAAAAACTGGTAGAGCAGTGTGTGTCTAAAGGCTATGTTTTTCAAATGGAGATGATTATCCGTGCTAGACAACTGGGCTATACAATTGGAGAG GTTCCTATTTCATTTGTGGACCGCGTTTATGGAGAGTCCAAGTTAGGTGGGAATGAAATTGTGTCGTTTGTGAAAGGATTGCTCACACTGTTTGCCACTACATGA